One stretch of Glandiceps talaboti chromosome 7, keGlaTala1.1, whole genome shotgun sequence DNA includes these proteins:
- the LOC144437252 gene encoding RING finger and SPRY domain-containing protein 1-like isoform X2: MDGRAYTYETLDLAGCNAMLNSNDVSEYLKISPNGLEARCDASSFESVRCTFCVDSGVWYYEVTIITPGVMQIGWATKDSKFLNHEGYGIGDDEFSLSYDGCRQLFWYNAKSRAHSHPTWQPGDVVGFLLDLEKQEMIFSLNGNTLPPENQVFESAGIGFFAAASFMSFQQCEFNFGMMPYKFPPSQKFNSFNDHALLGDEDRVILPRHKKLALLRHISVSEGACNLCFDKMANTMLKPCEHKGLCMECAMQVETCPLCRTFITVRVHSGTFITVRVQEDEKAS; this comes from the exons ATGGATGGTAGAGCATACACATATGAAACACTTGACTTGGCAGGTTGTAATGCCATGTTAAATAGTAACGATGTGAGTGAATATCTCAAGATATCCCCCAATGGTTTAGAG GCACGATGCGATGCTTCGTCATTTGAGAGTGTCCGCTGTACATTCTGTGTTGATTCTGGAGTCTGGTATTATGAAGTAACCATTATTACACCCGGTGTTATGCAAATTGGATGGGCAACAAAAGACAGCAAATTTCTTAATCAT GAAGGATATGGTATAGGTGATGATGAGTTTTCTCTCTCCTATGATGGATGTAGACAACTGTTCTGGTACAATGCTAAAAGTAGAGCACATTCACATCCAACGTGGCAGCCAG GAGATGTGGTTGGATTTCTTCTTGATTTAGAGAAACaagaaatgatattttcattaaatggCAACACTTTGCCACCTGAGAATCAAGTCTTTGAATCAGCTGG TATTGGCTTCTTTGCAGCAGCTAGTTTTATGTCCTTTCAACAGTGTGAATTTAATTTTGGTATGATGCCTTATAAATTCCCACCATCACAGAAATTTAACAGTTTTAATGATCATGCATTACTAGGTGATGAAGACAGGGTTATTCTACCAAG GCACAAGAAGCTAGCCTTGTTACGGCATATCAGTGTGAGTGAAGGTGCCTGCAATCTCTGTTTTGACAAAATGGCAAATACAATGTTAAAACCATGTGAGCACAA GGGGCTGTGCATGGAATGTGCAATGCAAGTTGAGACATGTCCACTGTGCCGAACTTTCATAACAGTACGAGTACACAGTGGAACTTTCATAACAGTACGAGTACAGGAAGATGAGAAAGCGTCATAG
- the LOC144437252 gene encoding RING finger and SPRY domain-containing protein 1-like isoform X1 encodes MAYLTDLEEITALICENERNDCQVVMDGRAYTYETLDLAGCNAMLNSNDVSEYLKISPNGLEARCDASSFESVRCTFCVDSGVWYYEVTIITPGVMQIGWATKDSKFLNHEGYGIGDDEFSLSYDGCRQLFWYNAKSRAHSHPTWQPGDVVGFLLDLEKQEMIFSLNGNTLPPENQVFESAGIGFFAAASFMSFQQCEFNFGMMPYKFPPSQKFNSFNDHALLGDEDRVILPRHKKLALLRHISVSEGACNLCFDKMANTMLKPCEHKGLCMECAMQVETCPLCRTFITVRVHSGTFITVRVQEDEKAS; translated from the exons atggcataccttacagacttggaagaaataacagctctgattTGTGAGAATGAAAGAAATGACTGCCAAG TTGTAATGGATGGTAGAGCATACACATATGAAACACTTGACTTGGCAGGTTGTAATGCCATGTTAAATAGTAACGATGTGAGTGAATATCTCAAGATATCCCCCAATGGTTTAGAG GCACGATGCGATGCTTCGTCATTTGAGAGTGTCCGCTGTACATTCTGTGTTGATTCTGGAGTCTGGTATTATGAAGTAACCATTATTACACCCGGTGTTATGCAAATTGGATGGGCAACAAAAGACAGCAAATTTCTTAATCAT GAAGGATATGGTATAGGTGATGATGAGTTTTCTCTCTCCTATGATGGATGTAGACAACTGTTCTGGTACAATGCTAAAAGTAGAGCACATTCACATCCAACGTGGCAGCCAG GAGATGTGGTTGGATTTCTTCTTGATTTAGAGAAACaagaaatgatattttcattaaatggCAACACTTTGCCACCTGAGAATCAAGTCTTTGAATCAGCTGG TATTGGCTTCTTTGCAGCAGCTAGTTTTATGTCCTTTCAACAGTGTGAATTTAATTTTGGTATGATGCCTTATAAATTCCCACCATCACAGAAATTTAACAGTTTTAATGATCATGCATTACTAGGTGATGAAGACAGGGTTATTCTACCAAG GCACAAGAAGCTAGCCTTGTTACGGCATATCAGTGTGAGTGAAGGTGCCTGCAATCTCTGTTTTGACAAAATGGCAAATACAATGTTAAAACCATGTGAGCACAA GGGGCTGTGCATGGAATGTGCAATGCAAGTTGAGACATGTCCACTGTGCCGAACTTTCATAACAGTACGAGTACACAGTGGAACTTTCATAACAGTACGAGTACAGGAAGATGAGAAAGCGTCATAG